In Candidatus Binatia bacterium, the genomic window AACTGCGTCGTCCTCACGACCGGGACCGGGAACGTGACGAGCACGCGCCGGCAGGTGGAGCTGGCACATCAGTACCGTGCGACCGCGATTCTCACGACCGGCGACTACCTGCTCCGGCTCGCGGACATGGCGCGCGAAATGGGCCTCGACCCGAAGGCCGACTTCAACATCCAGGCGCTTCCGAACATCGGAGACCGCGAGAAGTTGGAATCGACGTGGGGTGCGCAGTGCTTCGAGTCGTACGGCTTCCACGAAGTGCAATGGGTGGCCGTCGAATGCCCGGAGCACGATGGCCTCCACATCTTCGAGGACGCCTTCATCGTCCAGGTCGTGGATCCGGAAACCGGGGAGCCGATGCCTGAGGGTGAGCAGGGCTCTCTCTGCATCACAGAGATATACAAGACCGGTAGTCCGCAGTTCCGGTACAACATCATGGACCTGTCGTTCTTGTACCCGCGTGAGCAGTGCAAATGCGGAAGCTGGTTGCGACGCATGGGTCCGTTCGCGGGGCGCGCTGACAACATGGTGAAGCTTCGCGGTGTGAACGTGTGGCCGGAAGCCGTGGGTGAGATTGCGTTGGACGACCGACGGCTCGAGACCGACTACTTCGTTCGAGCGGTGCGCGAAGGAAATCGAGATGAGATGATCGTTCACCTCGCGGCGGCTCTCGATCGGCCGGAACGCGAGGAGATCGCCTCGCAGGCCGAGGGCCGGTTGAAGGAGCGGCTCGGGGTGCGCATTCGTGTCGAGCTGGCGGCGCCCGGAGAACTCGATCCACTGACCGAGATCCAGACGTCTCCGAAGCCGAAGCGGTTCCGCGACGAGAGGGGCGAGTGATGGCGGGCACGATCGACTATTGGTGCAACGCGTTCACGCCGGACTACGCAGATCGGTGGGCACGCGCCATCGAGCTTCAGGGGATCCCGCTCAAGGTGCGCAAGGAATCCGACGACAGCTTCGCTGCCCCGGGCGCCTTCGTTGCCCGGATGGACGAGTTGTCCATCGATCGAGTTTTGCTCCCGTCGACGGCGGACCCCGAAGCGGCTGCGGAACTCGAGTTCGAGGGGTTCACGACGTCTGCGGGTGAAGTGAGGCGGCTGGTCGCGGCCCATCCGGGTCGCTTCGGCGGGCTCTGGACGATCGATCCGGCCGCCGCATTTTCCGCGGCGCAGGAGGCATCAGCGGTGCTGCGCGACCCTGGGTTCGTGGGGTTGCATCTCCACACGCACAGCTGGGATCGCCCCTTCGATCATCGTGATCTCTACCCGTTCTACGCGGTTGCCGCGGAGCACGGCGTGCCGGTCGTCGTGCAGGCGGGTACGTCGGGCGGACTGATGCCGAGCGAGTGCGGTCGACCCATCGGGATCGATCGACCGGCGCTCTACTTTCCGAACGTGCGTTTCGTTCTCTCCCACACCGGCTGGCCGTGGGGGGACGAGGCGATCGCGATGGCCTTGAAGCACCC contains:
- a CDS encoding amidohydrolase family protein; this encodes MAGTIDYWCNAFTPDYADRWARAIELQGIPLKVRKESDDSFAAPGAFVARMDELSIDRVLLPSTADPEAAAELEFEGFTTSAGEVRRLVAAHPGRFGGLWTIDPAAAFSAAQEASAVLRDPGFVGLHLHTHSWDRPFDHRDLYPFYAVAAEHGVPVVVQAGTSGGLMPSECGRPIGIDRPALYFPNVRFVLSHTGWPWGDEAIAMALKHPNVFLGTAAYPPRHWSFELVRFAAGPGRGKVLFGTSFPVVGHRHALTQIDELKLSPAAKTALLGGAARTVFTRLAAGGIS